One Tunturibacter gelidoferens genomic region harbors:
- a CDS encoding acyl carrier protein, with protein MAAVDEKVKQIIVEQLQVDEAEVTPGASFQEDLGADSLDVVELVMQFEEAFDIQIPDEDAEKIKTVKDAVDYIEKNQKAK; from the coding sequence ATGGCAGCAGTAGACGAGAAGGTAAAGCAGATTATTGTCGAGCAGCTTCAGGTGGATGAAGCAGAAGTCACCCCGGGCGCAAGCTTTCAGGAAGATCTCGGTGCAGACTCCCTCGACGTCGTCGAGCTCGTCATGCAGTTCGAAGAAGCATTCGACATCCAGATCCCCGACGAGGATGCCGAGAAGATCAAGACCGTCAAAGACGCCGTCGACTATATCGAAAAGAACCAGAAGGCCAAGTAA